Proteins encoded together in one Xenopus laevis strain J_2021 chromosome 6L, Xenopus_laevis_v10.1, whole genome shotgun sequence window:
- the LOC108719009 gene encoding prothymosin alpha-like, whose product MADTNVHTTTAEIPVTKDLKEKKEVVEPEKAENGMGDATSNGKEENGADHGAQNEDAVKENEKGDVKGEGEGEDEEEGEGDEKETDGLSVKRPADDEEETETKHRRQKMETP is encoded by the coding sequence ATGGCAGATACCAACGTACATACCACCACCGCCGAGATCCCCGTCACCAAGGAtcttaaagaaaagaaagaagtggTAGAACCAGAGAAGGCAGAGAATGGAATGGGAGATGCAACATCCAATGGCAAAGAAGAGAATGGCGCTGACCATGGTGCACAGAATGAGGATGCAGTGAAAGAGAATGAAAAAGGTGATGTAAAAGGTGAGGGTGAAGGAGAGGATGAGGAAGAAGGTgagggagatgaaaaagaaacagatggcctttcagtaaaaCGTCCTGCAGATGATGAGGAGGAAACTGAAACTAAACACAGAAGACAGAAAATGGAGACTCCATAG